A DNA window from Hydrogenophaga taeniospiralis contains the following coding sequences:
- a CDS encoding DUF4870 family protein translates to MSDIVDVEAVDSEKAQSLKSVGWLSYILHLIVAVAAVVPGAQVGAGLLLVALVIDLVKKDDAEGTWQVSHFRWRIRTVIWAGVLYIVTLPLWFLLLLPGMIAWAVISIWFLYRIVKGMVRMNANQPMPD, encoded by the coding sequence ATGAGCGACATTGTCGATGTGGAAGCCGTGGACAGCGAGAAAGCGCAATCGCTCAAAAGCGTGGGCTGGCTCAGTTACATCCTGCATCTGATAGTCGCCGTGGCGGCGGTCGTGCCCGGTGCCCAGGTGGGCGCTGGCCTGTTGCTGGTGGCGCTGGTGATCGACCTGGTCAAAAAGGATGATGCGGAAGGGACTTGGCAGGTCAGTCATTTCCGATGGCGCATCCGCACCGTGATCTGGGCCGGCGTGCTTTACATCGTCACGCTCCCGCTGTGGTTTTTGCTGCTGCTGCCGGGAATGATCGCCTGGGCCGTGATCTCTATCTGGTTCCTCTACCGCATCGTCAAGGGCATGGTGCGCATGAATGCCAATCAACCCATGCCCGACTGA
- the hisF gene encoding imidazole glycerol phosphate synthase subunit HisF: MLAKRIIPCLDVTGGRVVKGVNFVELRDAGDPVEIAARYNEQGADELTFLDITATSDGRDLILHIIEAVASQVFIPLTVGGGVRTVEDVRRLLNAGADKTSFNSAAIANPQVIRDASDKYGAQCIVVAIDAKRRHGDDLLHRGEGWDVYSHGGRKNTGLDAVAWARQMADFGAGEILLTSMDRDGTKAGFDLALTRAVADAVDVPVIASGGVGNLDHLADGVQQGGADAVLAASIFHYGEYTVAQAKARMAERGIPVRL; encoded by the coding sequence ATGCTCGCTAAACGCATCATTCCCTGTCTCGACGTGACCGGTGGCCGTGTGGTCAAGGGCGTCAACTTTGTCGAACTGCGCGACGCGGGCGATCCGGTGGAGATCGCGGCCCGTTACAACGAGCAGGGTGCGGACGAACTCACGTTTCTGGACATCACCGCCACCAGCGACGGACGCGACCTGATCCTGCACATCATCGAGGCGGTGGCCTCACAGGTGTTCATTCCGCTCACGGTGGGCGGTGGGGTTCGCACCGTGGAGGACGTGCGCCGCCTGCTCAACGCCGGTGCCGACAAGACCAGTTTCAATTCTGCGGCCATCGCCAATCCGCAGGTGATCCGCGATGCGTCCGACAAATACGGCGCCCAGTGCATCGTGGTGGCCATCGATGCGAAGCGCCGCCATGGGGATGACCTGCTCCACCGGGGTGAAGGCTGGGACGTCTACAGCCACGGGGGCCGCAAGAACACCGGTCTGGACGCGGTGGCCTGGGCCAGGCAGATGGCCGACTTCGGCGCTGGCGAAATCCTGCTCACCAGCATGGACCGCGACGGCACCAAGGCCGGGTTTGATCTGGCGTTGACCCGCGCGGTGGCCGATGCCGTGGACGTGCCCGTGATCGCGTCGGGTGGCGTGGGCAACCTGGACCACCTGGCCGATGGCGTGCAACAGGGCGGTGCGGATGCGGTGCTGGCCGCCAGCATCTTCCACTACGGTGAATACACCGTGGCGCAGGCCAAGGCGCGCATGGCCGAGCGGGGCATTCCGGTCCGGCTCTGA
- the hisI gene encoding phosphoribosyl-AMP cyclohydrolase, with translation MPSMNWLDDVKWDAQGLVPVIAQEAASGDVLMFAWMNREALQKTAELGRAVYFSRSRNRLWFKGEESGHVQTVHDIRLDCDNDVVLLKVTQLGHEPGIACHTGRHSCFYQRHENGQWHAVDPVLKDPESIYK, from the coding sequence ATTCCCTCCATGAACTGGTTGGATGACGTGAAATGGGATGCCCAAGGGCTGGTCCCGGTGATTGCGCAGGAAGCCGCGAGTGGTGACGTGCTGATGTTTGCGTGGATGAACCGCGAGGCCTTGCAGAAGACCGCCGAACTCGGGCGGGCGGTCTATTTCAGCCGTTCGCGCAACAGGCTCTGGTTCAAGGGCGAAGAATCCGGCCATGTGCAGACGGTGCACGACATCCGGCTGGATTGCGACAACGACGTGGTGTTGCTCAAGGTCACCCAACTGGGCCACGAGCCCGGCATTGCCTGCCACACGGGCCGCCACAGCTGCTTCTACCAGCGCCACGAAAATGGCCAGTGGCATGCGGTGGACCCGGTGCTGAAAGACCCCGAATCCATCTACAAATAG
- the tatA gene encoding Sec-independent protein translocase subunit TatA — protein MGSFSIWHWLIVLLIVVMVFGTKKLKNIGSDLGGAVKGFKDGMKEGGQSAADATSAPAGQVTQDTRTDKNTIDVEAKQKS, from the coding sequence ATGGGTTCTTTCTCGATTTGGCACTGGTTGATCGTGCTGCTGATCGTTGTGATGGTTTTTGGCACCAAAAAGCTCAAAAACATCGGTTCGGATCTGGGCGGCGCCGTCAAGGGCTTCAAGGATGGCATGAAGGAAGGTGGTCAAAGCGCGGCGGATGCCACGTCCGCGCCTGCCGGTCAGGTGACGCAGGACACCCGCACCGACAAAAACACCATCGACGTTGAAGCCAAGCAGAAAAGCTGA
- a CDS encoding LapA family protein encodes MKIRTLLLILFILLIAGFVALNFEQILQPSTLHFGFSEVQAPMGLVLLGMLALVLVVFLLALVYYQTMHLMEVRRITREVAEQRRLADQAEASRFTELRQYLQTEMQATAARERDLSDKMHQKIDLLQTILTRVIEQSGNGLEASIGELEDRLERQLPIRQTPN; translated from the coding sequence ATGAAAATTCGAACACTCCTCCTGATCCTGTTCATCCTGCTGATTGCCGGGTTCGTGGCCCTCAATTTCGAACAGATCCTGCAACCTTCGACGCTCCATTTCGGGTTCTCCGAGGTGCAAGCGCCCATGGGCTTGGTGCTGCTGGGCATGCTGGCCCTGGTGTTGGTGGTGTTCCTGCTCGCGCTGGTGTACTACCAGACCATGCACCTGATGGAGGTGCGCCGCATCACGCGCGAGGTGGCCGAACAGCGCCGCCTGGCCGATCAGGCCGAGGCCTCCCGATTCACCGAACTGCGGCAGTACCTGCAGACGGAAATGCAGGCCACGGCAGCGCGCGAGCGGGACTTGTCGGACAAGATGCACCAGAAAATCGACCTGCTGCAGACCATTCTGACCCGGGTGATCGAGCAGTCTGGCAACGGTCTGGAGGCCAGCATCGGCGAACTGGAGGACCGACTGGAGCGGCAGTTGCCGATCCGGCAGACGCCCAACTGA
- a CDS encoding phosphoribosyl-ATP diphosphatase — MSSIDALARLAAVIESRKPVNGGDPEKSYVARLLHKGPDAFLKKIGEEATETVMAAKDIDHGGDSQKLVNEVADLWFHCMIALAHYGKTPADVVGELVRREGLSGLEEKALRKAVARESDPASPGGES, encoded by the coding sequence ATGTCTTCCATTGATGCCCTGGCGCGCCTGGCCGCCGTGATCGAAAGTCGCAAACCCGTGAATGGCGGCGACCCCGAGAAGAGCTATGTGGCCCGGCTGCTGCACAAGGGGCCGGACGCCTTTCTGAAGAAGATCGGAGAGGAAGCCACCGAAACCGTCATGGCCGCCAAAGATATCGACCACGGGGGCGACAGTCAGAAGCTGGTCAATGAGGTGGCCGATCTCTGGTTCCACTGCATGATCGCGCTGGCGCACTACGGAAAGACGCCTGCGGATGTGGTGGGTGAACTGGTGCGCCGCGAAGGCCTGAGCGGGCTGGAAGAGAAAGCACTGCGCAAGGCGGTCGCGCGCGAGTCCGATCCCGCAAGCCCTGGAGGCGAGTCATGA
- a CDS encoding histidine triad nucleotide-binding protein, whose amino-acid sequence MSAHDPNCIFCKIIAGQIPSKKVYEDEDIYVFHDIHPWAPVHFLMVPRQHIPSLAQLTPEHERLMGRMMVLAPRLAAEQGCNPYPDGGFRMVCNTGVEGGQEVHHLHLHVMGGPRPWLRG is encoded by the coding sequence ATGAGCGCACACGACCCGAACTGCATCTTCTGCAAGATCATTGCCGGACAGATTCCGTCAAAAAAAGTCTATGAAGACGAAGATATTTACGTTTTTCACGACATCCACCCTTGGGCCCCCGTGCATTTCCTCATGGTGCCCAGGCAACACATCCCGTCGCTGGCGCAGCTCACACCCGAGCACGAACGCCTGATGGGGCGCATGATGGTGCTGGCCCCCCGGCTGGCTGCGGAGCAGGGCTGCAACCCGTATCCCGATGGCGGGTTTCGCATGGTCTGCAACACCGGCGTTGAGGGGGGGCAAGAGGTGCACCACCTGCACCTGCATGTGATGGGAGGACCGCGCCCCTGGTTGCGCGGTTGA